AAACGTTTCGGATTTCACATTAAGCTGTGATCCCAGTCTGGGAACGATCAGCGAGAACGGCAAACGTTTTACCGCCTCGTCCAAAGCAGTAAACGGTTACCTGACAGCAACTTCGGGCAACGGAGCGACAGTACGAAAGTTGGTTACGATAGTTGATGCCAGCGGCCGAATGAAGAACGATTCCGTAATAGCCGATAATGCCCATCCTTATTCGATAGAAGTAGTGTCCAAGATCGGCAAGAATGAGTTTTTATATAATCCGTCAGCCCTGTCCTGGAAGATAGAAAATCCCGAAATATGCAAGATAGAAGAGGGAGTATTGACGGGATTAAAGAACGGTTCAACGGAAGTAAGCGGAAGTTTGGGTGATTTTACGGGCCAGATGAAAGTGCGTGTTGAAATACCGTCAGAGGCGACGATTCCTGTTGATGATATGACAGGCTGGACGATGAAGTCGGTATCGAGTATAACGGACTTGTCTTTAGAGCCGAAAGGTGGCGGTCAGGGCATTCTTGGCTTTACCTATAAGAGCGGTCGTGCCCCGTATGTAGAAATGGATAAGAAAATATTGCTTTATAGTCTTCCCGATACACTTAAGTTTGTTATAAACAGTGAGATACCACTTTTAAAAGTTCAAATAGCAGTAGGAGCCAACGGAAAGAATACCCAATATCTAGAGTTCGGCACGGACGGAATCCCGGAGGGAGTTGATTATCCGGTTAACATACCTTTGAGTTCGATAGTAGACGAGCAGAACCGGGGAGATTATCCTGCTCGAATAGAGTATATAAAATACATGATCAATACGAAAGCCACAAACGGTCGTGCGTATAAGATCCAAATAAAAGATTTTTCTTTGGTATATAAAGATTATATATCGGGAGTCGAAAGGGTACAGTCCCCGGGTTTATTGGGAATCTATCCAAACCCAGTGGAGGGCGGTTCTGTACGTTTGTTATCGGATACGGACTTGTGCGGTTCCCGGCTCGAGTTATACGATCAGTCGGGCAAACTG
This sequence is a window from Barnesiella propionica. Protein-coding genes within it:
- a CDS encoding T9SS type A sorting domain-containing protein, giving the protein EDKELKSLEFDTYNLEVPVYASFIPQILGYNQYGVLVDENVSDFTLSCDPSLGTISENGKRFTASSKAVNGYLTATSGNGATVRKLVTIVDASGRMKNDSVIADNAHPYSIEVVSKIGKNEFLYNPSALSWKIENPEICKIEEGVLTGLKNGSTEVSGSLGDFTGQMKVRVEIPSEATIPVDDMTGWTMKSVSSITDLSLEPKGGGQGILGFTYKSGRAPYVEMDKKILLYSLPDTLKFVINSEIPLLKVQIAVGANGKNTQYLEFGTDGIPEGVDYPVNIPLSSIVDEQNRGDYPARIEYIKYMINTKATNGRAYKIQIKDFSLVYKDYISGVERVQSPGLLGIYPNPVEGGSVRLLSDTDLCGSRLELYDQSGKLVLNGFVTEGNFVSVKGISSGLYILKISTQNDIKITKLLI